In Scatophagus argus isolate fScaArg1 chromosome 3, fScaArg1.pri, whole genome shotgun sequence, one genomic interval encodes:
- the LOC124056650 gene encoding tensin-2-like isoform X1: MGCIHSTSTGRMEKHGPDADTGGIPIKANPELHSEILQLAELAKSGSHAFTEKSFKRKRVCDVCKQNIDSAGTFCKECKVAVHATCEAKVTPCTSATALHSSTKPTPQKKRGSIPRSKSVEQVMEHVMERHYDFDLTYITERIISVFFMPDLEEQRYRRNLQEVASMLKSKHQDKFLLLNLSEKRHDITRLNPKVQDYGWPDLHAPPLDRICTVCKAMETWLTSDPHNVVVLHCKGNKGKTGVIVAAYMHYSKISAGADQALTTLAMRKFCEDKVSSSLQPSQNRYIFYFGGLLSGTIKMNSSPLFLHQVLIPSLPNFQAGGGFYPFLKIYQSLQLVYTSGVYDPQSSRARKLCVTMEPALLLKGDIMVKCYHRRSRTAEREVVFRVQFHTCTVHGAQLWFGKTELDLAGTDDRFPPDATVEFIFSNGPEKMKGREYRKNDASVKVDFNTADPVVRWDSYENFNLHHQDSMENISHTRGPLDGSLYAQVRKRRGPGSTASAASPNGCLTSSPTVKSQTPSQSQPLTYTSDSVPSDPLEDASRSLNCPEREKVDCSSKRGDGEDGTKEKTRGKERDRETAILDDGDPSSPGGLRRERSCCGREGTKCSDVGWEREREPSLSNTHCLGRCGSIKNHPKSQTLPALPTKSVSPPPHSNHIELCHRHSSHPLPELPWERPPPPPPMPCLLRPCYPYSSPERTHAHSLTLPASNRLCTGEECHLFPCSSHGPASHLSHQSLPSSPYREMFFSSPTPSSSCPCRDCSSRREHQSASVRTFHPVYPDQSENTHWSQGAGLQRAREAPPLWESENQWQVAREAEIWHCKSAMPGFHVCHSTLNQGPNPEHPRYAIGAHQGYPSPQSLMDLRDGASSGYHTPPQPRHSCPCAPYQSSPAESHESRGYASGYHSGSASPLPNSTPSPGRGKLPESPSGARDQQHTEHHKVAKTMADREDDMSQGSDGKSDSNGQSSTPGLDSDHDYTIIGSSSPTHTEDSITTDLHPQSQETFTHLESNSNNGHTITPVPKETQTQSSNISTNSSQPSSESFSSDGKLAAAKITGSGEGSNQLQKSSYATVFITPVQVQLNGSALPSNTPSDSSRGASVNPSASLSSSPSTTSPNSPIGSPDLQPSPQQTTSVTDTAGQRLTPDRDSSADTKPPSPVPDGYHTPTFPLASYYYPLLNVPHVPYSGYTAVTIPAIQPPLPEKKRLSSTPGSLNGHNSLLRASSAPSPTHHVTFSPSVGEQRRGSAQHSCREEADIKVNAKFVQDSSKYWYKPGISRDQAIAVLKDKEPGTFLIRDSNSFQGAYGLALKVATPPPNANIIGSKGDPLEQLVRHFLIETGPRGVKIKGCQNESYFGSLSALVYQHSITPISLPCALRIPEKDLVGELQEMQSATNTSTAADLLRQGAACNVLYLNSVETESLTGPEAVSKATKCTLALSPRPAATVVHFKVSAQGITLTDSKRRLFFRRHYPISSVTFSSLDPQDQRWTNSDSTSSKMFGFVARRTGSATENVCHLFAEMDPEQPAVAIVNFINKVMLGPQLHR, from the exons ATGGGGTGCATTCACAGTACGAGCACTGGCAGGATGGAGAAACACGGACCCGATGCGGACACAGGAGGGATCCCCATAAAGGCAAACCCTGAGCTACATTCGGAAATCCTTCAACTTGCTGAG ctcgCCAAATCAGGGAGCCACGCCTTCACAGAGAAGAGCTTCAAGAGGAAACGTGTATGTGATGTGTGCAAGCAGAACATCGACAGCGCCGGGACTTTCTGCAAGG AGTGCAAGGTTGCAGTTCACGCCACATGTGAGGCCAAG GTGACTCCCTGTACCTCAGCAACAGCCCTG CACAGCTCCACTAAACCTACACCGCAGAAGAAGAGAGGCTCCATACCAAG GAGCAAAAGTGTGGAACAAGTGATGGAGCATGTGATGGAGCGCCACTATGACTTTGACCTCACTTACATCACAGAGAGGATCATCTCTGTCTTCTTCATGCCAGACCTGGAGGAGCAGCGGTACCGCAGAAACCTGCAGGAAGTGGCCTCCATGCTTAAATCCAAGCACCAGGACAAGTTCTTG CTTCTAAATTTATCGGAGAAGAGACACGATATCACCAGACTTAACCCAAAG GTGCAGGACTATGGCTGGCCTGATCTTCACGCCCCACCCCTGGACAGGATTTGCACTGTTTGTAAAGCTATGGAGACCtggctgacctctgaccctcaCAATGTGGTGGTTCTCCACTGCAAG GGAAACAAAGGGAAGACGGGGGTCATCGTGGCAGCCTACATGCACTACAGCAAGATATCAGCTGG AGCGGACCAGGCGCTCACCACACTAGCAATGAGAAAGTTTTGTGAAGACAAAGTCTCCTCTTCCCTCCAACCCTCACAGAACAG GTACATCTTCTACTTTGGTGGTTTGCTGTCTGGCACCATCAAAATGAACAGCAGTCCTCTGTTCCTCCACCAGGTCCTCATTCCATCACTGCCAAACTTCCAAGCGGGAGGCG GTTTCTACCCTTTTCTGAAAATCTACCAGTCTCTGCAGCTGGTTTACACTTCAGGTGTCTA TGATCCCCAGAGCTCCAGGGCGAGGAAGCTGTGTGTGACTATGGAGCCAGCACTTTTATTAAAGGGGGATATTATG GTGAAGTGCTACCACCGACGAAGTCGAActgcagagagggaggtggTGTTCAGGGTCCAGTTTCACACCTGCACTGTTCATGGAGCCCAGCTGTGGTTTGGAAAGACTGAACTGGACTTGGCCGGCACAG ATGACAGGTTCCCTCCAGATGCTACAGTTGAGTTTATCTTCTCCAACGGGCCTGAAAAAATGAAAG GTCGAGAATACCGCAAGAATGACGCCTCCGTCAAAGTGGACTTCAACACGGCAGACCCTGTGGTCAGGTGGGATTCTTATGAGAATTTCAACCTGCATCACCAAGACAGCATGGAAA ATATCTCTCATACAAGAGGCCCTCTGGACGGCAGTCTGTACGCCCAGGTGAGGAAGCGTCGTGGGCCAGGCTCCACTGCCTCAGCAGCATCGCCCAACGGATGCCTCACTAGCAGCCCAACAGTCAAGTCTCAAACTCCCAGCCAGTCCCAGCCTCTCACCTACACCTCTGACTCAGTCCCCTCTGATCCCCTGGAAGACGCCTCTAGATCTTTAAACTGcccagaaagagaaaaggttgACTGCTCATCgaagagaggagatggagaagatggaacaaaggagaaaacaagagggaaggaaagggaTAGAGAGACTGCAATATTAGATGATGGGGACCCATCAAGTCCTGGGGGTTTGAGGCGAGAGCGCTCGTGTTGTGGTCGAGAAGGTACAAAGTGCAGCGATGTGGGATGGGAGAGGGAACGAGAGCCCAGCCTTTCTAACACTCATTGTCTTGGCCGTTGTGGCAGCATTAAAAACCACCCAAAAAGCCAAACTCTGCCAGCTTTACCAACAAAATCTGTGTCCCCCCCTCCTCATTCAAATCACATAGAACTCTGCCATCGACACAGCAGTCACCCTTTACCAGAGTTACCGTGGGAAcgtccacctccacccccacccatGCCCTGTCTCCTCAGGCCTTGTTACCCATATTCAAGTCCTGAACGCACCCACGCACACAGCCTCACTCTCCCAGCCTCAAACAGACTTTGCACAGGGGAAGAGTGTCACCTCTTCCCTTGTTCCAGCCATGGTCCAGCCTCTCATCTCTCCCATCAGTCACTGCCCTCTAGCCCTTACAGAGAAATGTTCTTCAGCTCCCCAACACCTTCCTCCAGCTGCCCCTGTCGGGACTGCTCCAGTAGGAGAGAGCACCAATCAGCCTCAGTTAGAACATTCCACCCAGTGTACCCAGaccaatcagaaaacacacactggtcCCAAGGAGCAGGGCTACAAAGAGCAAGGGAGGCACCTCCACTATGGGAAAGTGAAAATCAATGGCAGGTGGCAAGAGAGGCAGAAATCTGGCACTGTAAATCAGCCATGCCGGGATTTCATGTCTGCCACTCTACACTGAATCAAGGTCCAAACCCAGAGCATCCTAGATATGCCATCGGAGCTCACCAGGGCTACCCCAGCCCCCAGTCTCTGATGGATTTGAGAGATGGAGCCAGCAGTGGTTACCACACTCCTCCACAGCCACGCCACTCCTGTCCCTGTGCTCCTTATCAGTCATCCCCAGCTGAGAGCCATGAGAGCCGAGGTTATGCCTCAGGGTACCACTCTGGATCTGCCTCGCCTCTGCCCAATAGTACCCCCTCCCCTGGGAGAGGCAAGCTGCCTGAGAGCCCCTCTGGAGCTAGAGACCAGCAGCACACTGAGCATCACAAAG TGGCAAAGACCATGGCTGATCGGGAAGATGACATGTCCCAGGGTTCAGACGGTAAATCGGATTCTAATGGCCAGTCAAGTACCCCTGGACTGGACTCTGATCACGACTACACAATCATTGGTAGCAGcagtccaacacacacagaagacag tatAACTACTGACCTCCATCCTCAAAGCCAAGAAACCTTTACACATCTGGAGTCCAACTCAAATAATGGCCACACTATCACACCAGTACCAAAGGAAACTCAAACCCAAAGTTCCAACATATCCACAAACTCCTCACAGCCATCAAGTGAGAGTTTCAGCTCTGATGGTAAGCTTGCGGCAGCTAAGATCACAGGAAGTGGAGAGGGATCTAACCAATTACAGAAATCAAGCTATGCCACTGTCTTCATCACACCAGTCCAAGTGCAACTGAATGGCTCTGCCCTTCCTAGCAATACCccatctgacagcagcagaggtgcATCCGTGAACCCTTCTGCCAGCCTCAGTTCTAGCCCTTCCACCACTTCCCCAAATTCTCCTATTGGCTCCCCCGACCTCCAGCCTTCTCCCCAGCAAACCACATCGGTTACTGATACAGCAGGGCAAAGGTTGACTCCAGACAGAGACAGCTCAGCAGACACCAAACCGCCATCCCCTGTGCCAGACGGATATCACACACCAACCTTCCCtttagcatcctattattaccCATTACTAAATGTCCCTCATGTACCATACAGTGGGTACACTGCAGTCACCATCCCCGCCATCCAGCCACCGCTGCCCGAGAAGAAACGACTTTCAAGCACACCAGGATCCCTGAACGGACACAACTCTTTACTCCGGGCCTCCTCAGCTCCTTCCCCTACACATCATGTTACTTTCTCCCCTTCTGTGGGAGAGCAGCGGCGGGGGTCAGCGCAGCACAGCTGTAGGGAGGAGGCAGACATCAAGGTCAATGCTAAGTTTGTCCAGGACAGCTCCAAGTACTGGTACAAACCTGGTATCTCCAGAGATCAAG CCATAGCTGTTCTGAAGGACAAGGAACCCGGAACTTTCCTCATCAGAGACAGTAACTCCTTCCAAGGAGCCTATGGTTTGGCCCTCAAGGTGGCTACCCCACCTCCTAATGCCAACATAATTGGCAGCAAAG GGGATCCTCTGGAACAGCTGGTGAGACACTTCCTGATCGAGACAGGGCCACGGGGAGTGAAGATCAAGGGCTGTCAGAACGAGTCCTACTTCG GAAGTTTATCTGCCCTGGTGTACCAGCATTCAATTACTCCCATCTCTCTGCCATGTGCCCTTCGCATCCCAGAAAAAG ACCTGGTTGGGGAGCTGCAGGAGATGCAGAGCGCAACAAAcaccagcacagcagcagaccTTCTCAGACAAGGAGCAG CTTGCAACGTGCTCTACCTGAATTCTGTGGAAACCGAATCTTTGACGGGGCCTGAGGCTGTTTCCAAGGCAACCAAATGTACTTTGGCTCTGAGTCCACGTCCAGCAGCGACGGTGGTCCACTTCAAAGTGTCTGCTCAGGGCATCACTCTAACCGACAGCAAAAGAAG GTTATTTTTCAGGAGACACTACCCAATCAGCAGTGTGACTTTCAGCAGTCTGGACCCCCAAGACCAGAG GTGGACTAATTCTGATAGCACGTCAAGCAA GATGTTTGGCTTTGTGGCGAGGCGGACGGGGAGCGCGACAGAGAACGTGTGTCATCTGTTTGCAGAGATGGATCCCGAGCAGCCAGCTGTGGCCATTGTCAACTTTATCAACAAAGTGATGCTCGGACCTCAGCTGCACAGATAG
- the LOC124056650 gene encoding tensin-2-like isoform X2, with protein MGCIHSTSTGRMEKHGPDADTGGIPIKANPELHSEILQLAELAKSGSHAFTEKSFKRKRVCDVCKQNIDSAGTFCKECKVAVHATCEAKVTPCTSATALHSSTKPTPQKKRGSIPRSKSVEQVMEHVMERHYDFDLTYITERIISVFFMPDLEEQRYRRNLQEVASMLKSKHQDKFLLLNLSEKRHDITRLNPKVQDYGWPDLHAPPLDRICTVCKAMETWLTSDPHNVVVLHCKGNKGKTGVIVAAYMHYSKISAGADQALTTLAMRKFCEDKVSSSLQPSQNRYIFYFGGLLSGTIKMNSSPLFLHQVLIPSLPNFQAGGGFYPFLKIYQSLQLVYTSGVYDPQSSRARKLCVTMEPALLLKGDIMVKCYHRRSRTAEREVVFRVQFHTCTVHGAQLWFGKTELDLAGTDDRFPPDATVEFIFSNGPEKMKGREYRKNDASVKVDFNTADPVVRWDSYENFNLHHQDSMENISHTRGPLDGSLYAQVRKRRGPGSTASAASPNGCLTSSPTVKSQTPSQSQPLTYTSDSVPSDPLEDASRSLNCPEREKVDCSSKRGDGEDGTKEKTRGKERDRETAILDDGDPSSPGGLRRERSCCGREGTKCSDVGWEREREPSLSNTHCLGRCGSIKNHPKSQTLPALPTKSVSPPPHSNHIELCHRHSSHPLPELPWERPPPPPPMPCLLRPCYPYSSPERTHAHSLTLPASNRLCTGEECHLFPCSSHGPASHLSHQSLPSSPYREMFFSSPTPSSSCPCRDCSSRREHQSASVRTFHPVYPDQSENTHWSQGAGLQRAREAPPLWESENQWQVAREAEIWHCKSAMPGFHVCHSTLNQGPNPEHPRYAIGAHQGYPSPQSLMDLRDGASSGYHTPPQPRHSCPCAPYQSSPAESHESRGYASGYHSGSASPLPNSTPSPGRGKLPESPSGARDQQHTEHHKVAKTMADREDDMSQGSDGKSDSNGQSSTPGLDSDHDYTIIGSSSPTHTEDSITTDLHPQSQETFTHLESNSNNGHTITPVPKETQTQSSNISTNSSQPSSESFSSDGKLAAAKITGSGEGSNQLQKSSYATVFITPVQVQLNGSALPSNTPSDSSRGASVNPSASLSSSPSTTSPNSPIGSPDLQPSPQQTTSVTDTAGQRLTPDRDSSADTKPPSPVPDGYHTPTFPLASYYYPLLNVPHVPYSGYTAVTIPAIQPPLPEKKRLSSTPGSLNGHNSLLRASSAPSPTHHVTFSPSVGEQRRGSAQHSCREEADIKVNAKFVQDSSKYWYKPGISRDQAIAVLKDKEPGTFLIRDSNSFQGAYGLALKVATPPPNANIIGSKGDPLEQLVRHFLIETGPRGVKIKGCQNESYFGSLSALVYQHSITPISLPCALRIPEKDLVGELQEMQSATNTSTAADLLRQGAACNVLYLNSVETESLTGPEAVSKATKCTLALSPRPAATVVHFKVSAQGITLTDSKRRLFFRRHYPISSVTFSSLDPQDQRMFGFVARRTGSATENVCHLFAEMDPEQPAVAIVNFINKVMLGPQLHR; from the exons ATGGGGTGCATTCACAGTACGAGCACTGGCAGGATGGAGAAACACGGACCCGATGCGGACACAGGAGGGATCCCCATAAAGGCAAACCCTGAGCTACATTCGGAAATCCTTCAACTTGCTGAG ctcgCCAAATCAGGGAGCCACGCCTTCACAGAGAAGAGCTTCAAGAGGAAACGTGTATGTGATGTGTGCAAGCAGAACATCGACAGCGCCGGGACTTTCTGCAAGG AGTGCAAGGTTGCAGTTCACGCCACATGTGAGGCCAAG GTGACTCCCTGTACCTCAGCAACAGCCCTG CACAGCTCCACTAAACCTACACCGCAGAAGAAGAGAGGCTCCATACCAAG GAGCAAAAGTGTGGAACAAGTGATGGAGCATGTGATGGAGCGCCACTATGACTTTGACCTCACTTACATCACAGAGAGGATCATCTCTGTCTTCTTCATGCCAGACCTGGAGGAGCAGCGGTACCGCAGAAACCTGCAGGAAGTGGCCTCCATGCTTAAATCCAAGCACCAGGACAAGTTCTTG CTTCTAAATTTATCGGAGAAGAGACACGATATCACCAGACTTAACCCAAAG GTGCAGGACTATGGCTGGCCTGATCTTCACGCCCCACCCCTGGACAGGATTTGCACTGTTTGTAAAGCTATGGAGACCtggctgacctctgaccctcaCAATGTGGTGGTTCTCCACTGCAAG GGAAACAAAGGGAAGACGGGGGTCATCGTGGCAGCCTACATGCACTACAGCAAGATATCAGCTGG AGCGGACCAGGCGCTCACCACACTAGCAATGAGAAAGTTTTGTGAAGACAAAGTCTCCTCTTCCCTCCAACCCTCACAGAACAG GTACATCTTCTACTTTGGTGGTTTGCTGTCTGGCACCATCAAAATGAACAGCAGTCCTCTGTTCCTCCACCAGGTCCTCATTCCATCACTGCCAAACTTCCAAGCGGGAGGCG GTTTCTACCCTTTTCTGAAAATCTACCAGTCTCTGCAGCTGGTTTACACTTCAGGTGTCTA TGATCCCCAGAGCTCCAGGGCGAGGAAGCTGTGTGTGACTATGGAGCCAGCACTTTTATTAAAGGGGGATATTATG GTGAAGTGCTACCACCGACGAAGTCGAActgcagagagggaggtggTGTTCAGGGTCCAGTTTCACACCTGCACTGTTCATGGAGCCCAGCTGTGGTTTGGAAAGACTGAACTGGACTTGGCCGGCACAG ATGACAGGTTCCCTCCAGATGCTACAGTTGAGTTTATCTTCTCCAACGGGCCTGAAAAAATGAAAG GTCGAGAATACCGCAAGAATGACGCCTCCGTCAAAGTGGACTTCAACACGGCAGACCCTGTGGTCAGGTGGGATTCTTATGAGAATTTCAACCTGCATCACCAAGACAGCATGGAAA ATATCTCTCATACAAGAGGCCCTCTGGACGGCAGTCTGTACGCCCAGGTGAGGAAGCGTCGTGGGCCAGGCTCCACTGCCTCAGCAGCATCGCCCAACGGATGCCTCACTAGCAGCCCAACAGTCAAGTCTCAAACTCCCAGCCAGTCCCAGCCTCTCACCTACACCTCTGACTCAGTCCCCTCTGATCCCCTGGAAGACGCCTCTAGATCTTTAAACTGcccagaaagagaaaaggttgACTGCTCATCgaagagaggagatggagaagatggaacaaaggagaaaacaagagggaaggaaagggaTAGAGAGACTGCAATATTAGATGATGGGGACCCATCAAGTCCTGGGGGTTTGAGGCGAGAGCGCTCGTGTTGTGGTCGAGAAGGTACAAAGTGCAGCGATGTGGGATGGGAGAGGGAACGAGAGCCCAGCCTTTCTAACACTCATTGTCTTGGCCGTTGTGGCAGCATTAAAAACCACCCAAAAAGCCAAACTCTGCCAGCTTTACCAACAAAATCTGTGTCCCCCCCTCCTCATTCAAATCACATAGAACTCTGCCATCGACACAGCAGTCACCCTTTACCAGAGTTACCGTGGGAAcgtccacctccacccccacccatGCCCTGTCTCCTCAGGCCTTGTTACCCATATTCAAGTCCTGAACGCACCCACGCACACAGCCTCACTCTCCCAGCCTCAAACAGACTTTGCACAGGGGAAGAGTGTCACCTCTTCCCTTGTTCCAGCCATGGTCCAGCCTCTCATCTCTCCCATCAGTCACTGCCCTCTAGCCCTTACAGAGAAATGTTCTTCAGCTCCCCAACACCTTCCTCCAGCTGCCCCTGTCGGGACTGCTCCAGTAGGAGAGAGCACCAATCAGCCTCAGTTAGAACATTCCACCCAGTGTACCCAGaccaatcagaaaacacacactggtcCCAAGGAGCAGGGCTACAAAGAGCAAGGGAGGCACCTCCACTATGGGAAAGTGAAAATCAATGGCAGGTGGCAAGAGAGGCAGAAATCTGGCACTGTAAATCAGCCATGCCGGGATTTCATGTCTGCCACTCTACACTGAATCAAGGTCCAAACCCAGAGCATCCTAGATATGCCATCGGAGCTCACCAGGGCTACCCCAGCCCCCAGTCTCTGATGGATTTGAGAGATGGAGCCAGCAGTGGTTACCACACTCCTCCACAGCCACGCCACTCCTGTCCCTGTGCTCCTTATCAGTCATCCCCAGCTGAGAGCCATGAGAGCCGAGGTTATGCCTCAGGGTACCACTCTGGATCTGCCTCGCCTCTGCCCAATAGTACCCCCTCCCCTGGGAGAGGCAAGCTGCCTGAGAGCCCCTCTGGAGCTAGAGACCAGCAGCACACTGAGCATCACAAAG TGGCAAAGACCATGGCTGATCGGGAAGATGACATGTCCCAGGGTTCAGACGGTAAATCGGATTCTAATGGCCAGTCAAGTACCCCTGGACTGGACTCTGATCACGACTACACAATCATTGGTAGCAGcagtccaacacacacagaagacag tatAACTACTGACCTCCATCCTCAAAGCCAAGAAACCTTTACACATCTGGAGTCCAACTCAAATAATGGCCACACTATCACACCAGTACCAAAGGAAACTCAAACCCAAAGTTCCAACATATCCACAAACTCCTCACAGCCATCAAGTGAGAGTTTCAGCTCTGATGGTAAGCTTGCGGCAGCTAAGATCACAGGAAGTGGAGAGGGATCTAACCAATTACAGAAATCAAGCTATGCCACTGTCTTCATCACACCAGTCCAAGTGCAACTGAATGGCTCTGCCCTTCCTAGCAATACCccatctgacagcagcagaggtgcATCCGTGAACCCTTCTGCCAGCCTCAGTTCTAGCCCTTCCACCACTTCCCCAAATTCTCCTATTGGCTCCCCCGACCTCCAGCCTTCTCCCCAGCAAACCACATCGGTTACTGATACAGCAGGGCAAAGGTTGACTCCAGACAGAGACAGCTCAGCAGACACCAAACCGCCATCCCCTGTGCCAGACGGATATCACACACCAACCTTCCCtttagcatcctattattaccCATTACTAAATGTCCCTCATGTACCATACAGTGGGTACACTGCAGTCACCATCCCCGCCATCCAGCCACCGCTGCCCGAGAAGAAACGACTTTCAAGCACACCAGGATCCCTGAACGGACACAACTCTTTACTCCGGGCCTCCTCAGCTCCTTCCCCTACACATCATGTTACTTTCTCCCCTTCTGTGGGAGAGCAGCGGCGGGGGTCAGCGCAGCACAGCTGTAGGGAGGAGGCAGACATCAAGGTCAATGCTAAGTTTGTCCAGGACAGCTCCAAGTACTGGTACAAACCTGGTATCTCCAGAGATCAAG CCATAGCTGTTCTGAAGGACAAGGAACCCGGAACTTTCCTCATCAGAGACAGTAACTCCTTCCAAGGAGCCTATGGTTTGGCCCTCAAGGTGGCTACCCCACCTCCTAATGCCAACATAATTGGCAGCAAAG GGGATCCTCTGGAACAGCTGGTGAGACACTTCCTGATCGAGACAGGGCCACGGGGAGTGAAGATCAAGGGCTGTCAGAACGAGTCCTACTTCG GAAGTTTATCTGCCCTGGTGTACCAGCATTCAATTACTCCCATCTCTCTGCCATGTGCCCTTCGCATCCCAGAAAAAG ACCTGGTTGGGGAGCTGCAGGAGATGCAGAGCGCAACAAAcaccagcacagcagcagaccTTCTCAGACAAGGAGCAG CTTGCAACGTGCTCTACCTGAATTCTGTGGAAACCGAATCTTTGACGGGGCCTGAGGCTGTTTCCAAGGCAACCAAATGTACTTTGGCTCTGAGTCCACGTCCAGCAGCGACGGTGGTCCACTTCAAAGTGTCTGCTCAGGGCATCACTCTAACCGACAGCAAAAGAAG GTTATTTTTCAGGAGACACTACCCAATCAGCAGTGTGACTTTCAGCAGTCTGGACCCCCAAGACCAGAG GATGTTTGGCTTTGTGGCGAGGCGGACGGGGAGCGCGACAGAGAACGTGTGTCATCTGTTTGCAGAGATGGATCCCGAGCAGCCAGCTGTGGCCATTGTCAACTTTATCAACAAAGTGATGCTCGGACCTCAGCTGCACAGATAG